The following proteins are encoded in a genomic region of Oncorhynchus kisutch isolate 150728-3 unplaced genomic scaffold, Okis_V2 scaffold2263, whole genome shotgun sequence:
- the LOC116369611 gene encoding LOW QUALITY PROTEIN: protein disulfide-isomerase A2-like (The sequence of the model RefSeq protein was modified relative to this genomic sequence to represent the inferred CDS: deleted 1 base in 1 codon): VLFIIIDVTGPVSHVLKYFGLSEGDAPAVRIINTDTAKKFALIGQIKAATLQTFCQGVLDGTVKSHLLSEEVPEDWDKGPVKVLVGKNFEAVALDNNKNVFVEFYAPWCGHCKELAPVWEKLAEKYADRDDIIIAKMDATTNEVEGVSVSGFPTLRYYPAGEDSKEVEYSGTRDLETFAMFLDNGGQLPKVEEEDDERGGH, encoded by the exons gtattgtTCATAATTATAGATGTAACGGGACCAGTCAGTCATGTCCTGAAGTACTTCGGTCTTTCCGAGGGCGACGCCCCCGCTGTACGCATCATCAACACCGACACCGCCAAGAAGTTCGCTCTGATTGGACAGATAAAGGCCGCCACACTCCAAACGTTCTGTCAGGGAGTTCTGGACGGAACCGTGAAG TCTCACCTGCTGAGCGAGGAGGTACCAGAAGACTGGGATAAAGGACCCGTTAAAGTTCTGGTCGGGAAGAACTTTGAGGCTGTCGCCCTCGACAACAACAAGAATGTCTTCGTAGAGTTCT ATGCCCCATGGTGCGGTCACTGTAAAGAGCTGGCTCCAGTCTGGGAGAAGCTGGCAGAGAAGTACGCTGACCGGGATGACATCATCATTGCCAAGATGGACGCCACGACCAATGAGGTGGAGGGAGTTTCTGTGTCTGGCTTCCCTACACTA CGATACTACCCTGCTGGAGAAGACAGCAAG gagGTAGAGTACAGTGGGACCAGAGACTTGGAGACGTTTGCTATGTTCCTGGACAATGGAGGACAGCTTCcgaaggtggaagaggaggatgatgaaaGAGGAG GTCACTGA